A single genomic interval of Planctomycetia bacterium harbors:
- a CDS encoding nucleotidyl transferase AbiEii/AbiGii toxin family protein has translation MVENLARLDRIKRLAIVAVVSDDELLDRLVLKGGNLLDVVMRLSTRASVDLDFSMEGAFEDVEWFRRTLTRVLEETFLREGLVVFDVNLREAPPKMTDDVKDFWGGYQIDFKLIDRGLYVRHAGDIANVRKHALAVGEDGSTRFQIDVSKHEYCAGKRPAQVDNYTVYVYAPEMVVCEKLRAICQQMPEYLKVIHRSRANARARDLLDIHTVIERLGVDVTEPGFAGVLRQTFAAKRVPLRLLDQVELFREHHRPDFAAVQATVKAGVVLQDYDFYFDYLVDLCRRLKALGHI, from the coding sequence GTGGTGGAAAACCTTGCGCGACTCGATCGAATCAAGCGGCTGGCGATCGTCGCGGTTGTATCCGACGATGAGTTGCTGGATCGTTTGGTGTTGAAAGGAGGCAACTTACTCGACGTCGTGATGCGGCTCTCGACGCGCGCGTCCGTGGACTTGGACTTCTCCATGGAGGGGGCATTCGAAGACGTGGAATGGTTCCGGCGGACGCTGACTCGCGTACTGGAGGAGACGTTCCTGCGGGAGGGCTTGGTGGTCTTCGACGTCAACCTGCGGGAGGCCCCGCCGAAGATGACGGACGATGTGAAGGACTTTTGGGGCGGTTACCAAATCGATTTCAAGCTGATCGACCGTGGGCTGTACGTTCGGCACGCGGGCGACATTGCGAACGTTCGCAAGCACGCACTCGCAGTTGGAGAGGATGGATCGACGCGCTTTCAGATCGACGTCAGCAAACACGAATATTGCGCCGGAAAGCGTCCCGCGCAGGTGGACAACTATACCGTATACGTGTACGCGCCAGAGATGGTCGTATGTGAGAAGCTCCGCGCAATTTGTCAACAAATGCCGGAGTATTTGAAAGTCATTCACCGCTCGCGAGCGAATGCTCGCGCCCGCGATCTCTTGGACATTCACACGGTGATCGAACGGCTAGGCGTCGACGTGACGGAGCCTGGGTTCGCTGGAGTTCTGCGCCAGACGTTCGCCGCGAAACGAGTTCCGTTGAGGTTGTTGGATCAAGTCGAACTCTTCCGCGAGCATCATCGACCGGATTTCGCAGCGGTACAGGCGACCGTCAAGGCCGGAGTCGTATTGCAGGACTACGACTTCTACTTCGACTACTTGGTCGATCTTTGCCGACGGCTAAAGGCCTTGGGGCACATATAG